The following are from one region of the Vibrio rarus genome:
- a CDS encoding ABC transporter permease, which yields MGYFLKRLSFYFVALLVAATINFILPRAMPGDPVTMMFAHATAQVTPERIEAMRQLLGFVDGPLWLQYITYLKSILSWELGTSIKFYPLSVNELLGGAFGWSLFLAGTAVLLSFSIGSLLGIFAAWKRGSTYDTLVTPGMLIIQAVPQVVIAMLAMFIFAIGLKWFPTGYAYTPGVIPDWTSWEFIKNVAYHAVLPLFCASLVQIGGFLVNMRNNMINLLAEDYITMAKGKGLSENRVVFNYAARNALLPSVTALSMSLGMAIGGQLIIEIIFNYPGLGTVLFNAITARDYQVLQGQLLIMTLFMLFFNLIADMLYVLLDPRLRKGGK from the coding sequence ATGGGATATTTTCTAAAACGTCTGTCGTTCTATTTTGTAGCGCTATTAGTAGCCGCTACCATCAATTTTATTCTTCCGCGAGCAATGCCTGGAGACCCTGTCACCATGATGTTTGCTCACGCTACAGCCCAAGTAACACCAGAACGCATTGAGGCGATGCGACAACTGCTTGGCTTTGTCGATGGTCCCCTTTGGCTGCAATACATCACTTATCTTAAAAGCATACTCAGCTGGGAGTTAGGGACTTCAATTAAATTTTACCCTCTCAGCGTTAATGAGTTACTTGGTGGAGCATTTGGCTGGTCATTATTTCTCGCTGGAACCGCGGTGCTTTTATCATTCTCCATAGGCTCTCTACTTGGCATCTTCGCAGCTTGGAAACGAGGTAGCACATACGACACTTTAGTCACGCCGGGAATGCTGATTATTCAAGCGGTCCCCCAAGTGGTGATTGCGATGTTAGCCATGTTCATTTTTGCTATCGGACTAAAATGGTTCCCTACTGGCTACGCTTATACCCCTGGCGTTATCCCCGACTGGACTAGTTGGGAGTTTATTAAAAATGTCGCCTATCACGCCGTACTCCCTTTATTTTGTGCCTCACTGGTACAGATTGGTGGCTTCTTGGTCAATATGCGTAACAACATGATAAACCTACTAGCGGAAGACTATATCACCATGGCGAAAGGCAAAGGCCTTAGCGAAAACCGTGTGGTATTTAACTATGCAGCGCGTAATGCGCTGCTACCTAGTGTTACCGCACTTTCAATGTCGTTAGGTATGGCCATTGGCGGACAGTTGATCATAGAAATCATCTTCAACTACCCAGGTTTAGGGACTGTTCTATTTAATGCAATAACCGCAAGGGACTACCAGGTATTACAGGGGCAGTTACTTATCATGACCTTATTCATGCTGTTCTTTAACCTAATTGCTGACATGTTATATGTCTTACTTGACCCTCGCCTACGTAAGGGAGGTAAATAA
- a CDS encoding ABC transporter substrate-binding protein, protein MLANIKKTALATVIVATATTAISAPAIARSELTIVPDFYPTMVRNFNPYLATNLRTTTDFIYEPLVVFNEMHGNEPVMRLAESFKMADDLKSVTFDIRKGVKWSDGEAFSADDVVYSFKLLESNTALDQTGINKWVSKVEKINDHQVRFTLTEGNSNVPYEIAKVPVVPEHIWSKVKNPSSFTNENPVGTGPFTEIDTFTPQLYIQCANPNYWDADNLDVDCLRVPQIANNDQLLSKIVNSELDWTSAFIPDIDRTYKAANPNHGYWYPPAGTQSLVVNFKNPDPAKNEALTDVNFRRAMSMAIDRQTIIDIAFYGAGTVNDFASGLGYAFAAWSDEKVHNQYKKFNTYNPQGAKKLLQESGFKDTNGDGFVETPSGKSFELLIQSPNGWTDFNNTVQLSVEQLNEVGIKARARTPEFAVYNQAMLEATYDVAYTNYFHGADPHLYWNSAYNSALQEGSGMPRFAMHFYKNAQLDNLLNSFYKTADKAKQMEIAHGIQKIIAENQVTIPVLSGASNYQYNTTRFTGWWTEENAKGRPNIWAGIPERLLHVLDLKPVK, encoded by the coding sequence ATGCTTGCTAATATAAAAAAAACAGCTCTTGCTACAGTAATCGTCGCTACTGCGACTACCGCAATATCAGCTCCGGCAATAGCCAGATCGGAACTGACTATCGTACCTGATTTTTATCCAACGATGGTTCGCAACTTTAACCCCTACCTTGCGACAAACCTTCGTACTACTACAGACTTCATCTATGAACCTTTAGTCGTTTTCAACGAAATGCACGGCAACGAGCCGGTTATGCGTTTGGCTGAAAGCTTTAAGATGGCGGATGATCTAAAAAGCGTTACCTTTGATATTCGCAAAGGTGTTAAATGGTCTGACGGGGAAGCATTCTCAGCAGATGATGTGGTTTATTCATTTAAACTTCTTGAGTCCAATACTGCGCTAGACCAAACAGGTATTAATAAGTGGGTGAGCAAAGTTGAAAAGATCAATGATCATCAAGTTCGCTTTACTCTTACCGAAGGCAACTCGAATGTACCTTATGAAATAGCCAAAGTCCCTGTTGTGCCTGAGCACATCTGGTCAAAAGTAAAAAATCCTAGCTCTTTTACTAATGAAAACCCTGTAGGTACAGGCCCATTCACTGAAATTGACACCTTTACTCCTCAACTTTATATTCAGTGTGCTAACCCTAACTATTGGGATGCCGATAACCTAGATGTTGATTGCCTTCGCGTACCTCAAATTGCCAACAATGATCAGCTGCTAAGTAAGATTGTTAATTCTGAGCTCGACTGGACGTCAGCATTTATCCCTGACATCGACCGCACCTACAAAGCAGCCAACCCTAATCATGGATACTGGTATCCACCAGCGGGCACACAATCTCTTGTCGTAAACTTCAAAAACCCAGATCCTGCAAAGAATGAAGCCCTTACTGATGTCAACTTCCGTCGTGCGATGAGTATGGCTATCGACCGTCAAACTATCATTGATATTGCGTTTTACGGTGCCGGTACTGTCAATGACTTCGCCTCGGGTCTTGGCTATGCATTTGCAGCTTGGTCTGATGAGAAAGTTCATAATCAGTACAAAAAATTCAATACCTACAATCCGCAAGGAGCGAAGAAGTTACTGCAAGAGTCTGGGTTTAAAGACACGAACGGTGACGGATTTGTCGAAACGCCATCTGGGAAATCTTTTGAGCTATTAATTCAATCACCCAATGGCTGGACTGATTTTAACAACACAGTGCAACTCTCAGTTGAGCAGTTAAACGAAGTAGGTATTAAAGCGCGTGCTCGTACCCCAGAGTTTGCGGTATACAACCAAGCCATGCTAGAAGCGACCTATGACGTGGCGTATACCAACTACTTCCACGGTGCAGATCCACACTTGTACTGGAACAGTGCTTATAACTCTGCACTGCAAGAAGGTAGCGGTATGCCTCGTTTTGCCATGCACTTCTACAAAAATGCACAGCTAGATAACTTGCTAAACAGCTTCTACAAAACAGCGGATAAAGCAAAACAAATGGAAATTGCACACGGTATTCAGAAAATCATCGCTGAAAACCAAGTCACGATTCCTGTCTTATCTGGTGCAAGTAACTATCAATACAACACCACCCGTTTCACTGGTTGGTGGACAGAAGAAAACGCAAAAGGTCGTCCAAACATTTGGGCCGGTATCCCAGAGCGCTTACTTCACGTACTTGATTTAAAACCTGTCAAATAA
- a CDS encoding ABC transporter ATP-binding protein produces the protein MINPLISVRNLCVDYITDAGDVRACNNVSFDIAPGEVFGLAGESGCGKSTVAFSLMRLHKPPAFITGGEVIFNGEDILQYSDLSMQAFRWSEMSMVFQSAMNALNPVLPMEEQFCDVIMHHTNMTRKQAIKRAQGLLEIVDIHPSRLSDYPHQFSGGMRQRLVIAIALALNPKMIIMDEPTTALDVVVQREILQKIHALKEEFGFSILFITHDLSLMVEFSDRIGIMYSGELIEVAPAKEILTNPYHPYTRGLGSSFPSLTGPKAQLIGIPGNPLNLLEIPQGCRFQARCSQVTEVCRTVPTQLREIESQRLSNCHLFGEPITQTKVDSDQQDVFGEVT, from the coding sequence ATGATTAATCCACTAATTTCTGTTCGTAATCTTTGTGTTGATTACATTACCGATGCTGGAGACGTTAGAGCCTGCAATAACGTCAGCTTTGATATTGCTCCAGGTGAAGTATTTGGTCTGGCAGGGGAATCAGGGTGTGGTAAATCAACCGTGGCTTTTTCCTTAATGCGTCTACATAAGCCACCGGCATTTATCACTGGCGGTGAAGTTATCTTCAATGGTGAAGACATCCTACAATACAGTGACTTGAGCATGCAGGCGTTCCGCTGGAGCGAAATGTCCATGGTATTTCAAAGTGCCATGAATGCACTCAATCCTGTACTGCCAATGGAAGAACAATTTTGTGATGTGATAATGCATCACACCAATATGACTCGCAAGCAAGCCATTAAAAGAGCGCAAGGGTTATTGGAAATTGTAGATATACACCCAAGTCGCTTAAGCGACTATCCACACCAGTTTTCAGGGGGGATGCGTCAACGATTAGTGATTGCTATTGCCCTAGCCTTGAATCCTAAGATGATCATCATGGACGAACCAACTACCGCATTAGATGTCGTCGTTCAACGGGAGATTTTACAAAAGATTCATGCCTTAAAAGAAGAGTTTGGCTTCTCCATTTTATTCATCACCCATGACTTATCTTTAATGGTTGAATTCTCAGACCGTATTGGAATCATGTACTCCGGTGAACTTATCGAGGTCGCACCAGCAAAAGAGATTTTGACCAACCCATACCACCCTTATACGCGAGGACTAGGCAGTTCTTTTCCTTCTCTTACCGGACCTAAAGCACAGCTTATTGGTATTCCCGGAAACCCGTTAAATCTGCTAGAAATCCCTCAAGGGTGCCGCTTTCAGGCGCGCTGCTCTCAAGTTACTGAAGTGTGTAGAACAGTCCCCACTCAACTGCGAGAGATCGAAAGTCAACGTTTATCAAATTGTCACCTTTTTGGTGAACCTATCACACAGACAAAAGTCGATTCAGACCAACAAGACGTGTTCGGAGAAGTCACATGA
- a CDS encoding ABC transporter permease, translating to MNDIFKLIRGNTIAMIGVAILSTFLFIALAAPLITQHAPDKRTGKPHEYPAALVKAAQSNPDGWVATHLATDSRTLRMSKDAEHVLGTSRMGRDVWAQVAYGARVSLAVGFGAGLTVCFLATIIGVSAGYFGGKIDDFLTAAMNIMLVIPQYPLLFVVAAFIGEAGPFTIALIIGLTSWAWGARVVRAQTLALREKEFIKAAEVLGESPARIIFVEILPNLISIVGASFIGSVMYAIMMEATISFLGMGDPNTISWGIMLYNVQTSSSMLIGAWWELLAPCIALTLLVTGLALLNFAVDEIANPQLRSHKGMRRWKKLAQQDKKSRKPIADSATNQLSTSGNQS from the coding sequence ATGAACGATATTTTTAAGCTTATTCGTGGCAATACGATTGCAATGATTGGTGTGGCAATTTTAAGTACCTTTTTGTTTATTGCACTGGCCGCCCCTCTAATCACGCAACATGCACCAGACAAACGCACCGGTAAGCCTCACGAATACCCGGCAGCATTAGTGAAAGCGGCTCAATCCAACCCTGATGGATGGGTAGCCACTCACCTAGCCACAGATAGCCGCACTCTAAGAATGTCTAAAGATGCTGAGCATGTTTTAGGCACAAGCCGTATGGGGCGTGATGTGTGGGCTCAAGTCGCCTACGGGGCTCGCGTTTCCCTTGCTGTTGGGTTTGGCGCAGGTTTAACTGTGTGCTTTCTTGCCACTATTATCGGGGTATCCGCCGGTTACTTTGGTGGCAAAATTGATGACTTTCTCACTGCGGCCATGAACATAATGTTGGTCATTCCCCAATACCCACTCCTGTTTGTTGTTGCTGCATTTATTGGGGAGGCAGGTCCGTTCACCATTGCACTGATCATCGGCCTCACCTCCTGGGCATGGGGGGCGCGCGTGGTACGCGCACAAACCTTAGCCTTACGAGAAAAAGAGTTTATTAAAGCGGCCGAAGTATTAGGTGAGTCTCCTGCAAGAATTATCTTTGTAGAAATTTTGCCTAACCTTATTTCCATTGTGGGTGCAAGCTTCATCGGTTCGGTGATGTACGCCATCATGATGGAAGCGACGATCTCCTTCTTAGGCATGGGCGATCCTAACACTATCAGTTGGGGCATTATGCTGTATAACGTGCAAACCTCCTCTTCCATGCTCATTGGCGCTTGGTGGGAATTACTCGCCCCTTGTATAGCGCTAACTCTACTGGTCACAGGACTGGCACTGCTTAATTTTGCTGTGGATGAAATTGCCAACCCACAACTTCGCTCCCATAAAGGCATGCGCCGTTGGAAAAAACTGGCACAACAAGATAAGAAAAGCCGCAAACCAATAGCAGACAGTGCCACAAATCAGCTATCAACATCAGGAAATCAATCATGA